From Streptomyces sp. NBC_00775, one genomic window encodes:
- a CDS encoding 4Fe-4S single cluster domain-containing protein: protein MTTQPLLNVAATHVGTRALGPGVRSVVWVQGCPFHCAGCVAPEWIPDRPARQAGPGELAAELLADPRVTGLTLSGGEPMQQAAGLAELVRQAREIRDVSVICFTGHRLERLLARPPSEGVPDLLAVVDVLIDGLYVAGLNDGRGLRGSTNQRIHHLTRRLADSGYDFAHRARDAEIAVNGPETLLIGVAPKGFPAVFETAVDMVRARMSGADTSSPNPGEEGWS, encoded by the coding sequence ATGACCACTCAGCCGCTGCTCAACGTGGCGGCCACACACGTCGGCACCCGGGCGCTCGGACCCGGCGTCCGGTCGGTGGTGTGGGTGCAGGGGTGCCCCTTCCACTGCGCCGGGTGCGTCGCCCCGGAGTGGATTCCCGACCGCCCCGCGCGGCAGGCCGGCCCCGGGGAGCTGGCGGCCGAGCTGCTCGCCGACCCCCGGGTCACCGGCCTGACCCTGTCGGGAGGCGAGCCGATGCAGCAGGCGGCCGGGCTGGCCGAACTGGTCCGGCAGGCGCGGGAGATCCGGGACGTCTCCGTGATCTGCTTCACCGGCCATCGCCTGGAACGGCTGCTGGCCCGGCCACCGTCGGAGGGCGTACCGGACCTGCTCGCCGTCGTCGATGTGCTGATCGACGGGCTGTACGTGGCCGGGCTGAACGACGGGCGCGGCCTGCGCGGCAGCACCAACCAGCGGATCCACCATCTCACCCGGCGGCTGGCGGACAGCGGATACGACTTCGCGCACCGGGCCCGCGACGCGGAGATCGCCGTCAACGGCCCGGAGACGCTGCTCATCGGAGTGGCGCCGAAAGGGTTCCCCGCGGTGTTCGAGACAGCGGTCGACATGGTTCGCGCCCGGATGTCGGGAGCGGACACCAGCAGCCCGAATCCAGGAGAGGAAGGGTGGTCATGA